The DNA sequence CAGGAGACCGACCGGCTGCGCGTGAGCGCCGACGTGGACGAGCGGCCGCTGCGCGAGATCTATCTCCGCGGCTTCCAGCATGTCGTGACGCACGCCCAGCCGTGGACCGTCATGTGCTCCTACAACCGCATCAACGGCGTCTACGCGTCCGAGGACCCGTGGCTGCTCACCTCCGTCCTCCGCGACGAGTGGGGCTTCGACGGCCTCGTCGTCTCCGACTGGGGCGCGGTCAACGACCGGGTCAGCGCGCTCGTGGCCGGACTCGACCTGGAGATGCCGTCGAGCGGCGGCGTCACCGACGCGCAGCTCGTCGCCGCCGTGCGCAGCGGCGACCTGGCGGAGTCCGTGCTCGACACCGCGGCGGACCGGGTGATCGACCTGGTCGGGAAGGCGCTCGCCGGAGCCGACGCCGGCGCGACCTACGACGCGGAGGCGCACCACGCGCTCGCCAGGGAGGTCGCCGGCCGCAGCGTCGTACTGCTCAAGAACGAGGGCGTACTCCCGCTCTCCACCGACGCCGGCCGCACGATCGCCGTCGTCGGCGAGTTCGCCCGCACCCCGCGCTACCAGGGCGCCGGCTCCTCCCAGATCGTCCCGACCCGGCTGGACAACGCGCTCGACGAGCTGCACGCGCTCTCGGGCGACGCGACCGTGGTCTTCGCCCCGGGCTACACGCTGGGCGCCGACGCGGACGAGGTCGCACTGACAGCCGAGGCCGTCGGGGTCGCGGCCGGCGCCGACGACGTCGTGGTGTTCCTCGGCCTGCCGGGCGAGGACGAGTCGGAGGGCTTCGACCGCGAGCACCTCGAGCTCCCGGCCGCGCAGACCGCGCTGCTGGAGGCCGTCATCGCCGCGAATCCGCGCGTCACGGTCGTGCTCTCCAACGGCGGCGTCGTGCGTGTCTCCGGCTGGGCCGACCGCGTTCCCGCCATCGTGGAGGGCTGGCTGCTCGGCCAGGCCGGCGGCGGCGCGATCGCGGACGTGCTGTTCGGGGTGGTCAACCCGTCCGGCCGGCTCGCGGAGACCATCCCGGTGCGCCTGGAGGACACCGCCTCGTACCTCAACTTCCCCGGCGAGAAGGGTCACGTGCGCTACGGCGAGGGCCTGTTCGTCGGCTACCGAGACGTCGACGCGCGCGACGCGGCCGTCTCCTTCCCGTTCGGCCACGGCCTGTCCTATACGACGTTCGCGTTCGGTGCGCCGACGGCGACCGCGACGGACGACGGCATCCGGGTGACGGTGGAGGTCGCCAACACGGGCGACCGCGACGGCCGGGAGGTCGTGCAGGTCTACGTGTCCGTCCCTGCCTCACGGGTGCAGCGGCCGGTGCGCGAGCTGAAGGGCTTCGCCAACGTCGCCGTCGCGTCGGGCGCCACCGAGGCGGTCGTGATCGACCTCCCCGCCGAGGACCTCGCCTACTTCGACACCGAACTCGACGGCTGGACCGTGGAGGCCGGCGACTACGTCGTGGAGGTCGGGGCGTCGTCCCGCGACCTGCGCGGTTCGGCCGTGGTGACGCTGGCCGGTGACGGCCGCTCGGCCCCGCTCACGGCCGACTCCACGCTCGGCGAGTGGCTGAGCCACCCGGTCGGCGGCCCCATCCTGATGTCGGCGCTGGCCCAGAGCGCGGAGGCAGAGGGGATGGGCGCCATGCTCAACGACCCCGACCTGCGCCGGATGGCGGAGTCCATCCCGCTGGTGCGGGCGGCGTCGTTCCCGGGCAGCCCGGTCACCGCGGAGCAGCTGGACCAGCTGGTGGCCGCAGTGAACCGGTAGCGTACGCCCCTTTCGGCGACGATGAACCCCTTGCGGACGCAGGGGGGTCGGCGTTGCGTTGGCACTATGAGCGACCAGCGCGACGACAAGGATGCGGTCACCGGGCACGACCCGACCAACGGGCTCGCCGGCGACCTGGAGGGCGACGACGGCGGCGCCGCCACCCCCACAGCCGACCACAACGTGATCCAGGACGTGATCGCGGACCTCGATCCCGACCGGCCGATGAACGAGGACGACGACTCCGCGACGTCGTACAGCGAGGAGGGCAAGCCATGAGCGATACGAGCGGACTCCCCAACGCGGACGACCTGGGCGTGCCGGCCGAGGACGACCCGGATCGGTTCGAAGGCGGCGCGGGAGCTCAGAGCGCCGACCGCGACGCCCAGTCCGCCGAACCCGACGAGGACGACCCCGGCCAGGGCGGCGACGTCTCCGGCGCGCACCAGACCGGCGTCGCTCCGGAGGGCGCCGAGGACGTTACCACCCAGGACACCCAGGGTCCGGCCTCGCACGGCTCCGACGGCGCCGAGCCGCCGCCCGCGGACTTCGACCCGACCGAGCAGCCGTCCAACCCGGACCTGGTGCAGAACACCGAGCCGCCAGACGAGTGATAGTGCCGCGAGTGATCCAGCGCCGCGAGTAATCCGGCCATTCAGACTGCGGCCCCGCCCTCCGTCATCCGGGCGGGGCCGCTCTACGTCTCCACGGGCCGCGCCCGGACTCAGCCTTTCCGTGTCCCCCGGCTCGCGTACAGCCACACCCCGCCGACGACCGCCCCGATCACGAGCATCCAGATCCCCACCTGCAGGATCGACGTATCGCCGGAGCGGGGCAGGATCAGCCCGATCACGAACAGCACGGCACCGAGGTTGAGCAGCACCGCGGCCACCCAGCCGAGCGTCGTGCGCAGCGCTGCGTTCATTGCGGGTATCGTAGCCCGCCCCTCTGCGCCGGACCTCAGGCGGCCGGGCCCGGCGTCATAAATCGGCGGGGGCCTACGCCTGCCCCTGGTTGCCCGTCGCGGCCGGCTCCTCGTCGAGCGCCTCGTTGATCAGCGACGCCACCAGGAACTTCCAGTCCGAGCCCTCGTGCAGGGTCTCCACGTAACCGATCGGGACGGCGCCGAACACCGGCTCGTGCTCCTCGCCCTCGGCCGAGACGCGCACCAGGCGTCCAAGCTCTGCGTGCGTCTCGTCGAGCACCACCCACTCGCCCGGCGCCTTCTTCTCCACGTGGAAGATGCGCCCCCGGTACGGGTAGCGGACGCTCGACATCTCGAGTTCGCTGGCGGACATGGTCATCCTTCCGTCGGTGGACGCTCACTGAGCATCAAACGCCCCGGGGGCTGTGCTTGGCAAGATGCGCTGCCTACGCTGGGCGCCATGAGCACACAGCCGAACGAAGGCGTCCACAACATCGACGCGGCCTTCGCGCTCGTCCCCGAACCCTGGCAGCCGCACCGCCTGACCAGCGTGAACGACTACGACGTGAAGGTCGCGCGCCTCCAGGGCTCGTTCATCTGGCACTCCCACCCGGACACCGACGAGCTGTTCCTCGTGATCTCCGGCCGGCTCACCATCCAGCTCCGCGACCGGGAGGTGGAGCTGGGGCCGCACGACGTGTTCGTGGTCCCGAAGGGCGCCGAGCACTGCCCGTTCGCGGAGGACGAGGCGCTCGTCGTGATGTTCGAGCCGAAGGGCACCGTGAACACCGGCGACCGGCCGGGGGAGCGCACGAGCGCGCTGCGGGAGCTGCCGGACTGAGGCGCGGCGGCGGCAGGGCTCACAGCAGCCGGTCGAGGGCCTCCAGCAGCGCCGCGGGTCCGTCGAAGACCTCCTGCGCCCCGGCCTCCGTGAGCTCGGCCGCCCCCACCCCGCCGCAGAGCACGCCGACCGAACGGATCTGCGCCCGCCCCGCCGCGGTCATGTCCCACACCGAGTCGCCGACGACGAGCGCTTCCGCTGCCGTCGCGTCAGCGCGGCTCAGAGCGATCTGCAGGATGCCGGGGTCGGGCTTGGCCTCGTCCACGTCGTCGGCCGAGGTGGAGGCGTGCACCGCGTCGTCGGCGTCGATCGCCCGCCGCAGCATCGCCAGCTCGTCCTCGGCGGCGGAGGTCGCGAGCACGACCCGGATGCCGCGGTCCGCGACCGCACGCAGCAGGTCGGCGGCCCCGCCGAACGCGCGCAGCCGCGGTGCGAGCTCCTGGAGGTGCTGCGCGTGGAGCGCTCTGGCGCGGTCGTTCCACTCGTCGTCGCGCTCTCCCGCGACCTCGTGCAGGAGCTGCCCGGAGTCCCGGCCGAGCGCCCGGTGGATGCGCCATGCGTCGACGGGTGCGCCCAACTCGGCGAATGCGCGCTGCCAGGCGTCGATGTGGAGGTAGTTCGAGTCGACGAGGGTGCCGTCGACGTCGAAGAGCACGGTGCGGATGGTCATGTCCACGTCCTACACCCCTCGCCGCGAGCCCTCACCCCCTTGCCGTCGGTGGGCGTCGGGGGCAGGGTGCGGGCATGAGTCCCACTCCGCCTCCGGAACTGACCGACCCGCGCACCGCCATCGTGACCGGCTCCGACTCCGGCATCGGGAGGGCGACCGCCGTCGCGCTCGCCCGCGCCGGAATGGACGTCGGCGTGACGTGGCACTCCGACGAGGAGGGCGCGGCCGGGACCGCGCGCCTGGTCCGCGCCGAGGGCCGCAGGGCCGAGGTGACCAGGCTCGACACGACCGACGCGCCCGCCTGCGCCGACGTCGTGGACGAACTCGCCGACCGGCTCGGCGGCTGCGACGTGTTCGTGAACAACGCGGGCGTGAACGGCGGCCCGGCCTTCTTCGACACCGACTGGGACACCTGGCGCTCGACCCTGCTGGCCGACCTCGACGGCCCGTTCGCCTGCATCCAGCGGATCGCCCGCCGCATGGTCGACGGCGGCCGCGGCGGCCGGATCATCGGCGTGACCAGCGTGCACGAGCACCAGCCGCGGGTCGGGTCCGCCGCGTACGACGCCGCCAAGCACGGCCTCGGCGGCCTCCTGAAGACGCTCGCCCTGGAGCTGGGCGAGTACGGCATCACCTGCAACGCGGTCGCGCCCGGCGAGATCGCGACGCCCATGAACGACGCTGCGGACGTCGACCCGCGGCAGGTGCACCGCCCGGGTGTCCCGCTCGGCCGTCCGGGCGCACCGGAGGAGGTCGCGGCCGTGATCGCGTTCCTGGCCTCGCCCGCCGCGTCGTACGTCACGGGTGCGTCGTGGACGGTCGACGGCGGGATGCTGCAGATGGGTCCACAGGCTGGCTCGCACCTCGGCTCCGACGAGTGGCGGCGCAACTGACGGGACGGCTCCCGGTCACCCGATCAGCGACACCGCCCGCGCGATCACCAGCGCCAGCAGCACGAACCCCGCGAACGACTCGAGTGCCATCAGCAGCTTCGCCCGGTGGGTCAGCGGCATCGTGTCGGTCGCGCTGAACGCCATCGAGTTGGACAGCGAGAAGTAGAAGTAGTCGATGTAGTTGGGCACCCAGTCCATCTTCTCGCTGGAGCCGCGGGCGACCTCCACGATCGTGCCGGCGTCCTCGTCCTGCGGGAACCGGAAGTCGGCCAGCGGCAGTCGCTTGCGTGCGAGGGTGACGCGCGCCACCGGTCCGCCGCGGTCCATCGTCCAGTAGACCAGCGCGAACGCGATCACGTTGGTGATCCACACCTGGAGCGAGGCGAGCAGGATCTCCTGCCCGTTGCCGTGCTTGTTGAGCAGCCGCACCACGGTCTCCACGAACGCGATCTGGTTGGCGGCGAGGATGAGCACCGCCAGCGCGATCTCCGCACGCCGCGACCACCTCGACTCGCGGGCCAGCCGATGCGGGTTGTAGATGATGAGCGCGACCAGCATCAGCACGCAGACGCCCACCACCGACCAGCGGGCGATCGGCGGGACGACGCTCGGGAGGAGCGCGTACGCCACCAGTGCGACCAGGGTGCCGATCACCGCGGGCCAGCGGTGCTCGGGGGCGACGGCCCGCCCGCGCCTGTCGTCGTCGGAGTCGTCCTCGTGGCTCATTCCGTGGACAGTACGCCTCAGTTGAAGATGGCCCACTCCGAACGGCTGATCTTGGCGCGCTGGCCGTTGATCACCAGGTACCAGCTCTCCTCGTCGCGATGGAGGTACTGGGCGAGCATGGTGGTGTACCGCCACTCGCCATTGACCTGGCTCCAGCGGATCAGGGAGATGAGCTGCCCTTGGCGCAGGTAGGGCACCGCCACGAAGTCATCGTGGCGCGGATGTTCCGGACCGCCGATCTGGCGCCCCGTCCTCGGAGTGCTCATGCGTCACTTTAACCCCAAGAGACGCGATTTGGGAACAGTTTCGAAGATGTTGAAATGAAATAGATTTCGTGTCAATCAGCTATGGATTCGCTGTGCAGGCGGAGGGTCCAGACCGTGAGCGGACGGCCGTCGACATGCGTCCCTGAGCGGAAGCGCGTGAAGCCGCAGCGCACTGCCACTGCCTCGCTCGCGGCGTTCCCGTCCAGCGTGCTGAGCCAGACGACGCGCTCGCCCTGAGCGCCGAGCCACGCGGAGAGCGCGCTGACGGCGCTGGTCACGAGGCCGCGGCCCCGCGCCTCCGGACGGAGGGCGTAGAAGACCTCGAAGCCGTCCTCCGACTTCCCGAAGCCGACGGTCCCGAGCGCTTCGCCGCCTTCGTCGACGACGTAGCGGATCCCGTGGGCGGCGTCGGCCGCGCGCACGTTGCGCTGGGCGCGGAGCCGCGCGCCGTCCTCGTCCAGGTCGGCGGGGTACATGGTCCAGGTCGGGACGTCCTCGACACGGGCCAGGGTGAGCTCGATGGGCCAGTCGTCCGCCTCGAGGCGGCGGAGGACGACGCCGGCGTGGTCGTCGAGGGCGAGGCGCAGCGGGAACGGGTCCATGCCAGGAGGCTACGCCACGGGCCGCGGCCGATCGGGCGACCGGCCGCGACCCTGAGCGGGCGGAGGTCAGCTCGCCGGGGACAGCACCGGCACCGTCGCGACGGCGCGGGTGCGCACCGACTCGTAGGCGCCGAGGATGATGCCGAGCACCTCGATGCCCTCCTTCTGCGTGTGCAGCGGGCGGGTGCCGTCGAGGACGCTGCGCGCGAAGTGATTCAGCTCCTCGCCGAACTGGTGCACCGGCTCCAGTTCGATGACGGTCGGCTCGGCCTCGCCGCGCTTCTTGAGCGTGAGCGTCGTGCCGTCGGAGGTCAGGCTGCCCAGCTCGCCGACGGCCGAGAACTTCTCGGTTCCCGGCGCCGCCTCGTACGCCCAGCTCGTGACGACGGTGCCGATGACGCCGTTGTCGAAGCGGACGAGCACGGTGGCGGAGTCCTCGCCCTCCATGAACGACAGCCGGTGCGTGGCGAGCATGGCGGTGACCTCCACCGGGGCGCCGCCGGCCAGGTGCAGCAGCAGGTAGGTCGGGTGGTAGCCGGTGTCGATCAGCTCGCCGCCGCCGGAGGTCGACGCGTGCGCGCGCCAGCCCATGTTCGCCGGGTCGAAGTCGTTGAAGAACGAGTCGGTCGTGCGCACCTCGTAGACGCGCCCGATCGCGCCGGACTCGATCAGCTCCTTCGCCCGGGCGACGGCCGGGAGGAACAGCTGGTTGTGCGCGCACATCAGCGTGACCCCGGCCTCCTCGACCGCGGCGGAGACCTCGGCGGCCTCCTCCGGGGTCAGGCACAGCGGCTTCTCGCACAGGATGTGCTTGCCTGCTCGGGCGGCGGCGACGATCGCGTCCTTGTGCAGGTGGTGCGGGAGGCAGATGTCGACGGCGTCGATGTCGGCCTCGGCGAGCATGACGCGGTAGTCGGCGTAGATCGCCGCGCCGGCCGCCTCCGCGCGTTTCTCGGCGCTCTCGCGCACCGGGTCGGACACGGCGGCGAAGGTGATGACGTCGGGGTTGCGGAGGTAGCCCTCCACGTGCGCGCCGGCGATGCCGCCGGCCCCGATCAGCCCGATACGAACGGTGTTGCTGGACATAGAAGAACTCCCAAGGGGATCGAGGGGCATGTGAACGCCCCGAAAAGTGCCGCTTGAGGGCGTTTGCGTGCCCCTCGGCGGAGAGAAGGTGTGGAGAAGGTGGGGGTCAGCGGGTGGCGGCCGGCACGGCGGGCTCGACGGGGCGGCCTTCGGCGGCGGAGGCATTCGCCGCGACCACGACGCGGGTGAGCGCGAGCGCGTGGTCGAGGTTCGCGTCGGCCCGGCTGCCGTCGTGGATGCGTTCCACCCACTCGTCGAACGCGCCGGCGCCGTTGTCGGGCACCGCCAGCTCCTGCCAGCCGTCTCCGGTGTTCAGGAACAGGCCGCCCGCGGCGCCGCCGTACGAGAGCGCGCCGTGCGTGCCGCGCAGCTCGATGGTGAAGTCGCCCGGGCTCTGCACGAGGCTCGCCTCGATGACGCCGATCCGTCCGCCGTCGAACTCGGCCGTGACCACCGCGTTGTCGTCCACCTCGCGGCCGGTGAGGCTCCCGTAGGTGGCGGTGACCCGCTGCGGCTCGCTCCGGTGGAACAGGCGCGTGAGGTAGATCGGGTGGCAGCCGAGGTCGGTCAGTGCGCCGCCGTAGGCCTCCGCGAGGTTGCCGAACCGGTCGGGCAGCCAGCCGGCGATCCAGCCGTCGTGCGCCAGGCGCACCCGGCTGTAGGCCAGTTCGCCGAGCGTGCCGGCGTCGAGGACCTCCTGGATCGCGGCGGTGTAGCCGTGGTACAGGCGGGGGAGCGAGACCACGAGCGAGACGCCCGCGGTGTCGGCGGCGGCGACGAGCGCGTCGGCGTCCGCCACGGTCGGCGCGAGCACCTTCTCGGTGAAGACGTGCTTGCCCGCGGCGATGGCGCGCGAGATCACATCGACATGCTGGTCGGTGGAGGTGGTGACCGTGACGCCGTCGAGGGAATCTCGGGCGAGCAGTTCGTCGAGGTCGGCGACGAACTCGACGTCGAACTTCTCCGCGGCCTCCCGGCCGCGTTCGGGGTCGTCGTCCCAGATGGCGACGAGGGTGGTGCCGGGATGCTCCTGGGCGTCGCGGGCGTAATCGCGCCCGTGGACGTGCCAGAAGCCGAGCGCAGCGACAGCGAGTGGTTGGGACATGCCTGTGAAGGCCTCCTTGCCTGGTATTCGATGCGCGCGAACCCGTCCAGCCTAACCACTTCGCGGTGTCCGCCGCACGTCTTTTGCCGGATTGCCAGCAGAAGTGGCCCGCGTCCGATCGAGCATTCGTGCCGAATCGCTGCTTTCGCGCACCCAGAGTCGACATTCGTGCCGAATCGCGCGGGAGACGGTAGCGTCGGGGGGTGTGACGCGGATAGTCCTGCATCGGGAGTGGCACGGCGACGAGGACTTGCCGCACCCGCCGCTGCTGCTGATCCACGGCGGCGGCTCCACGATCCCGTCGAACTGGGGGATGCTGCTCCCGCTCCTGGAGCGCAGCCGCTCGGTGCTCGCGGTCGAGCTGCAGGGCCACGGCCGCACGGAGTCCGGCGACCGCGAGCCGTCGTTCGAGGAGTCGGCGGACGACGTCGCCGCCGTACTGGAGGAGCTGCGGCTCGGCCCGGTCGACGTGCTCGGCTTCAGCAACGGCGGCCAGGTCGCGTTCCAGCTCGCCGCCCGGCATCCCGGGCGGGTGCGCCGGCTGGTGCTGGCGTCCGCCCCGCTGCGCAGGGACGCGATGGTCGACGGCTTCTGGGAGGGGCTGGAGGCCGGCCGCTTCGAGGACCTGCCCGCCGTCTACGCGGACGCCGACCTCGCCGTCAGCCGCGACCTCGGTCACGCCCGGCGGATGTTCGAGCTCGACCGCGCGCTCATGCTGGGCTTCGAGGACTTCCCCGACGAGCTGGTCGCGTCGGTCGCCGCTCCGACGCTCGTGGTCGGCGCCGACCGCGACGTGGTCCGCGCAGAGCACTTCGTGGCGGTCACGGCGCTCCTGCCGGACGCGCGCCTGCTGATCGTGCCGGGCAGTCACGGCGACTACCTGGGCGAGGTGCTGGCCGCGGGAGGCGACGACCGGGCGCTGCGCGCGTTCCTGCCGCAGTTGCTGGCGTTCCTCGACGGGCGCCTGACATGAGGCGCAGGCCGCCCGAGCCGTCGAGTTAGCCCGCGCGAAACGCTGGCAATCCGCCCGCGGAGGCGATGTGCGGTCGCGCGTCCTGGCAGGCTGGAGCCCGTCGAAGGGGAGTAGCTCCCCGCGGCACGTCGACACACTGGCCGGCCACGAAGCCCGGCCCGGCGTGCCACCTCGCGCAGCGCGTCAGCGTCCGCGGGGCGAGCGAGACCTTCGGCCACCCGTCAGCGGTGGCCGGTCTCCTCGCGCGCCCGGTCGCCGCGCGAGCGAGAGGACCGTCCGATGCCAGGACCCGCCCCCGTCACCCGCCCCACACCCACCCGTTCCGTCACCGCGCCGCGCCGCCCGGGCGCTCGCCTTCTCGTCCCGCTTGGCATCGTCGCGGCCGTCGCAGCCCAGGGCGTCGCACTGCGGCTGACCGGCGTCGACCTCCCTCCTGCGGCCGGGATGCTCTCCTTCGGCCTCGCCATCGTCGCCGCCGCCTTCGCGCTCGCGTGGGCCGGTGAGGCCGCGGAGCTGGACATCTCGGGAGGCCTCGCCGTCGGCCTTCTCGCCGTCATCGCGATCCTGCCCGAGTACGCGATCGACCTCTACTTCGCGTTCTCCGCCGGCGCCGACCCGTCGCTGGCGCCGTATGCGGCTGCCAACATGACCGGCTCCAACCGGCTCCTCCTCGGGTTCGGCTGGCCCTTCCTGCTGCTGGTCGCCTTCCTCGCGCTCCGGGCGCTGCGCGGGCGCCGCTCGCCCGACCCGGACGTGCGCAGCAAGCCGTTCGCGATCGCGCTGCCGCGGCAGAACCGCACCGAGCTCGGCCTCCTGCTGGTCGCCTCTGCGCTGACCCTCGTCATCCCGCTGACCGGCCGGATCGACGTCGCCCTCGGGGTCGTCCTCCTGGCGCTGTTCGTCTACTACCTGGTCCGCGTGGCTCACAACGAGACCGAGGAGCCCGAGCTGGTGGGCGTCGCCCGCGACCTCGGTGCGTTGCCGAAGCGGGTTCGCCGCGCGACCGTCGTCGGGATCTTCGTCGTCGCGGCGATCGTGATCCTGCTGCTCGCCGAGCCGTTCGCGCACAGTCTGGTCTCGGGAGGCCGCGCTCTCGGGATCGACGACTTCCTGCTGGTGCAGTGGCTCGCCCCGCTCGCCTCCGAGGCTCCCGAGTTCGTGATCGCGGTGCTCTTCGTCGTGCGGGGCCGGGCGGCGGCGGGCCTCGGCATCCTGCTCGCGAGCAAGGTCAACCAGTGGACGGCGCTCGTCGGCACCCTCCCGCTGGCGCACGCGATCGGCGGCGGAGGCTGGGCGCTGCCGCTCGACGCACGGCAGACCGAGGAGTTCGTCCTGACGGCGACGCAGACCCTGCTGGGCGTCGCCGTCCTGCTGTCGCTGCGGTTCGGCTGGCGCTGGGCGGTCGCCCTGTTCGTGCTGTTCGCCGCCACCTTCGTGTTCCCGTCGACGGAGGCGCGCTGGATCGTCTCCGGCGGCTACGCGCTGCTGGCCATCGTGCTGTTCGCGGTGCGGGGACGCGCGCTCGGGCGGGCGCTGGCGGCGCCGTTCCGGAGGTCGTGACCAGGCGCGTAGCGCTTCGGGTCGGAGCGCTTTGCCAGGGAGAGCGCTTTCCCGCGCTGGACCAGCAGTATCGGTGAACCGGGTCGGTGTCAATCCCCTCTATTCGCCCAGCAGTTCGCCCTCGAAGTGAGGCACTATGGCACGTATGGGAAAACTGCTCTACGGCGCAGGTCAGGAGTATGACCTCGACGACCGCGTGCTGAGCCACGTCAAGCTCGCGATCGTCGCCAAACTGCGCCGCCATGAGAGCTTCCTGCTCAATTGGGACGTGCCCGTCGACCAGGGTTCGGGGCGCGTCTCGCTCTGGATCAGCCGCGAGATCCCGTTGGCGTTCCAGTTCGCCGGGAGCCGCCCTCCGGCGATCAACGCGCAGTGGCTGGAGGCGCTCATGCACACCTCGCAGCGCACCGGCGGCATGGTCGTGATGGCCGAGGACCAGCTCGAGCAGCACTTGCCCGTTTGATCGATCAATCGCCGCGCGCGTCGTCGAGAGCTCGCTCCGCGTCCCGCACGGCGTGCTGCAGCTCGGGGATGCGCCGCCGGAGCGCGCGCTCGGCGGCCTTCGACTCGGCGAGCTCGGCCTCGGTGCGCTGAAGGCGCCGTTCGAGCGTGTCGCGCTCGGCCTCCAGGTCGGAGCGGCGTTCGACCTCCGTGTCCAGCTCGTCGTCGAGCGCCTCGGCGTCGGCCCTGGCGCGCTCCAGGGCGCGCTCGGCGGCCCGGACGGTGCGCTCGCGCTCCCGGCGCTCGCTCGCGGACTCGGACCGCTCCTGCTCGGGCGCGTGCTCCGGCGGCGCCGTCTCCCGAGGTTTCGCCGTCTTCCGGCTCTTCGCCGGCGCGGCGGCCGCCACCGGCTCGGCGTTCCGCTGTGCCAGGGCGGCCAGCTCCTCCTCGTCCAGCGGCAGCGCGACAGCCTCGGACACATCCACCGATTCCACGCCGGTCGACTCGAGCGCGCGCACCAGCATCCCGCTGCGCACGGCGGCGGCGGCGACCGGGTCCACCACCGCGGCCTGAAGGGTCTCCTCCACCTCGCGCCCGACCGCCGCGCTCGTCCCCAGGTCGCGGAGGGCGCGCTGCAGCAGGCGCTGCCGCTCGCGGGTCAGGTCGCGGATCGCGTCCCGGTCGCGGGCGGCGAAGGCGTCCCGCATCCGGTCGCCGAGGTCGAGGATGCGGTCGACCAGCTCGGGGTCGCGACGGGTCAGCGCGTTGACCGCCGCGGCGGACGCGGTCGGCTTGCGCAGAGCCGTGATGCTCGTGCGGAGGTCGCGGTCCGCGCCCGCGGCGGCCGCCGACCGCGCGGCGACGAACTCCGCGGGATCGACCCCGTACAGGTCCGCGGCCACGTCGCGCAGGTCCATGGCGCGAGTGTACGCGTGCCGGGGCTCAGTGGTCGCGCAGCTCCTTCACGAGCTCCGATTTGGTCTTCTTCGAGTAGCCGCTCAGGCCGAGCTCCTTGGCGCGCTTCTTCAGCTCCGGCACCGTCCAGTCGTCGTACGATCCCGACTCTCCGCCCTTGTGTCCGACGGACTTCCTGCCGCGCGCGGCGGCGG is a window from the Leifsonia shinshuensis genome containing:
- a CDS encoding glycoside hydrolase family 3 C-terminal domain-containing protein, which gives rise to MVDSLPRAAELTVEEKASLTSGRSFWETEGVERVGIPSIYLTDGPHGVRKQAQGGDHLGIGDSVPATCFPPAVALGSSWDAALLERVGAALGEEAKAEGVGVLLGPGINIKRSPLCGRNFEYLSEDPIVSGRLGSALVRGLQSQGVGASLKHFAANNQETDRLRVSADVDERPLREIYLRGFQHVVTHAQPWTVMCSYNRINGVYASEDPWLLTSVLRDEWGFDGLVVSDWGAVNDRVSALVAGLDLEMPSSGGVTDAQLVAAVRSGDLAESVLDTAADRVIDLVGKALAGADAGATYDAEAHHALAREVAGRSVVLLKNEGVLPLSTDAGRTIAVVGEFARTPRYQGAGSSQIVPTRLDNALDELHALSGDATVVFAPGYTLGADADEVALTAEAVGVAAGADDVVVFLGLPGEDESEGFDREHLELPAAQTALLEAVIAANPRVTVVLSNGGVVRVSGWADRVPAIVEGWLLGQAGGGAIADVLFGVVNPSGRLAETIPVRLEDTASYLNFPGEKGHVRYGEGLFVGYRDVDARDAAVSFPFGHGLSYTTFAFGAPTATATDDGIRVTVEVANTGDRDGREVVQVYVSVPASRVQRPVRELKGFANVAVASGATEAVVIDLPAEDLAYFDTELDGWTVEAGDYVVEVGASSRDLRGSAVVTLAGDGRSAPLTADSTLGEWLSHPVGGPILMSALAQSAEAEGMGAMLNDPDLRRMAESIPLVRAASFPGSPVTAEQLDQLVAAVNR
- a CDS encoding cupin domain-containing protein; translation: MSTQPNEGVHNIDAAFALVPEPWQPHRLTSVNDYDVKVARLQGSFIWHSHPDTDELFLVISGRLTIQLRDREVELGPHDVFVVPKGAEHCPFAEDEALVVMFEPKGTVNTGDRPGERTSALRELPD
- a CDS encoding HAD family hydrolase, with protein sequence MTIRTVLFDVDGTLVDSNYLHIDAWQRAFAELGAPVDAWRIHRALGRDSGQLLHEVAGERDDEWNDRARALHAQHLQELAPRLRAFGGAADLLRAVADRGIRVVLATSAAEDELAMLRRAIDADDAVHASTSADDVDEAKPDPGILQIALSRADATAAEALVVGDSVWDMTAAGRAQIRSVGVLCGGVGAAELTEAGAQEVFDGPAALLEALDRLL
- a CDS encoding SDR family oxidoreductase — protein: MSPTPPPELTDPRTAIVTGSDSGIGRATAVALARAGMDVGVTWHSDEEGAAGTARLVRAEGRRAEVTRLDTTDAPACADVVDELADRLGGCDVFVNNAGVNGGPAFFDTDWDTWRSTLLADLDGPFACIQRIARRMVDGGRGGRIIGVTSVHEHQPRVGSAAYDAAKHGLGGLLKTLALELGEYGITCNAVAPGEIATPMNDAADVDPRQVHRPGVPLGRPGAPEEVAAVIAFLASPAASYVTGASWTVDGGMLQMGPQAGSHLGSDEWRRN
- a CDS encoding DUF1345 domain-containing protein, with product MSHEDDSDDDRRGRAVAPEHRWPAVIGTLVALVAYALLPSVVPPIARWSVVGVCVLMLVALIIYNPHRLARESRWSRRAEIALAVLILAANQIAFVETVVRLLNKHGNGQEILLASLQVWITNVIAFALVYWTMDRGGPVARVTLARKRLPLADFRFPQDEDAGTIVEVARGSSEKMDWVPNYIDYFYFSLSNSMAFSATDTMPLTHRAKLLMALESFAGFVLLALVIARAVSLIG
- a CDS encoding GNAT family N-acetyltransferase, coding for MDPFPLRLALDDHAGVVLRRLEADDWPIELTLARVEDVPTWTMYPADLDEDGARLRAQRNVRAADAAHGIRYVVDEGGEALGTVGFGKSEDGFEVFYALRPEARGRGLVTSAVSALSAWLGAQGERVVWLSTLDGNAASEAVAVRCGFTRFRSGTHVDGRPLTVWTLRLHSESIAD
- a CDS encoding Gfo/Idh/MocA family protein encodes the protein MSSNTVRIGLIGAGGIAGAHVEGYLRNPDVITFAAVSDPVRESAEKRAEAAGAAIYADYRVMLAEADIDAVDICLPHHLHKDAIVAAARAGKHILCEKPLCLTPEEAAEVSAAVEEAGVTLMCAHNQLFLPAVARAKELIESGAIGRVYEVRTTDSFFNDFDPANMGWRAHASTSGGGELIDTGYHPTYLLLHLAGGAPVEVTAMLATHRLSFMEGEDSATVLVRFDNGVIGTVVTSWAYEAAPGTEKFSAVGELGSLTSDGTTLTLKKRGEAEPTVIELEPVHQFGEELNHFARSVLDGTRPLHTQKEGIEVLGIILGAYESVRTRAVATVPVLSPAS
- a CDS encoding Gfo/Idh/MocA family protein encodes the protein MSQPLAVAALGFWHVHGRDYARDAQEHPGTTLVAIWDDDPERGREAAEKFDVEFVADLDELLARDSLDGVTVTTSTDQHVDVISRAIAAGKHVFTEKVLAPTVADADALVAAADTAGVSLVVSLPRLYHGYTAAIQEVLDAGTLGELAYSRVRLAHDGWIAGWLPDRFGNLAEAYGGALTDLGCHPIYLTRLFHRSEPQRVTATYGSLTGREVDDNAVVTAEFDGGRIGVIEASLVQSPGDFTIELRGTHGALSYGGAAGGLFLNTGDGWQELAVPDNGAGAFDEWVERIHDGSRADANLDHALALTRVVVAANASAAEGRPVEPAVPAATR